One Candidatus Niyogibacteria bacterium genomic region harbors:
- a CDS encoding PD-(D/E)XK nuclease family protein, with the protein MRISYSAIDTYKTCPLKYKYSEIDKIKAPKSREAVFGTALHSALRFMFLRDPLYPALDEVINFYREEWARVRERVSWPDAGSEKILNEHGIKILEKFYKKNLPWNFNVLDLESRFELPIKDESTGETHTLSGIIDRIDKPDDETYEIVDYKTGKRLPSQETLDRNLQLSIYHLGLLNRWPHISGKKIRLTLNYLPHGENISTERSLDDLEKTKNSVLETIREIEKRKNKNNDFEPSPSPLCDWCGYKPICPVWRHLYEKDKSSAPDEEKIKEIIAEYFKLKDESKDTSSRVKELQAELADYMRQKNVLRLFGEEGFVSKTIKTVKKYDLVKAEAILRPIGKWQNVLKADEKKLEELLSSLPLDTVGKINEAATIKTSEFLTATRKKIPNPLFPV; encoded by the coding sequence ATGAGAATCTCATATTCGGCCATAGACACATATAAAACCTGCCCGCTTAAATATAAGTATTCCGAGATTGATAAGATTAAAGCTCCAAAATCTCGCGAGGCTGTTTTTGGAACGGCCCTGCATTCAGCGCTTCGGTTTATGTTTTTGCGCGATCCTCTGTACCCCGCTCTTGACGAAGTGATTAATTTTTATCGCGAAGAGTGGGCTAGAGTCCGCGAGAGAGTCAGCTGGCCGGACGCGGGGAGCGAAAAAATTTTAAACGAACACGGAATAAAAATTCTTGAAAAATTTTATAAGAAAAACCTGCCGTGGAATTTTAACGTTCTGGATCTGGAGTCAAGGTTTGAACTGCCGATAAAAGACGAATCAACCGGCGAAACGCACACGCTTTCAGGGATTATTGACCGCATAGATAAGCCGGACGACGAAACTTACGAAATAGTGGATTACAAAACAGGCAAACGGCTCCCCTCTCAGGAAACTCTTGACCGCAATCTTCAACTCTCCATTTATCATCTGGGACTTTTAAATCGCTGGCCGCATATTTCAGGCAAAAAAATCCGTTTAACTCTCAATTATCTTCCGCACGGCGAAAATATAAGTACTGAAAGATCTTTGGATGACCTGGAAAAAACTAAAAACAGCGTTCTTGAAACTATACGAGAAATTGAAAAACGTAAAAATAAAAATAATGATTTTGAGCCTTCCCCGTCCCCTCTTTGCGATTGGTGCGGATATAAGCCGATATGTCCTGTCTGGAGACATTTATACGAGAAAGATAAATCCTCTGCTCCGGACGAAGAAAAGATAAAAGAGATAATCGCGGAATATTTTAAGCTGAAAGACGAATCAAAAGATACTTCAAGCCGCGTCAAGGAATTGCAGGCGGAGCTGGCCGATTATATGCGCCAAAAAAATGTTTTGCGTCTTTTTGGCGAAGAGGGCTTTGTGTCAAAAACCATTAAAACAGTTAAAAAATATGATTTAGTAAAAGCTGAGGCTATTTTGCGCCCGATCGGAAAATGGCAGAATGTTCTTAAAGCCGATGAAAAAAAACTTGAAGAGCTTTTATCTTCCCTGCCTTTGGATACGGTCGGGAAGATAAACGAGGCCGCGACCATAAAAACATCTGAATTTTTGACGGCAACCAGGAAAAAGATTCCAAACCCACTTTTCCCCGTTTAA
- a CDS encoding dual specificity protein phosphatase family protein: protein MSKEKHGAPKFEYNYITDGIYIGTNLCCQTHFNGELKKKGIMADVSLEEEKIDSPFGAYFYAWIPVKNHTAPKQEQLEFGVLTLKNLVAMKQKIYLHCKNGHGRAPTMMAAYLIKTRGMSPANAEKFIKKQRPSIHLEPVQRKALIKFYKNHRA from the coding sequence ATGTCTAAAGAAAAACACGGAGCTCCTAAATTTGAATATAACTATATCACCGACGGAATTTATATCGGCACGAATTTGTGCTGTCAGACGCATTTTAACGGGGAACTTAAGAAAAAGGGCATAATGGCCGATGTTTCTCTTGAGGAAGAGAAGATTGATTCTCCTTTCGGGGCTTATTTTTACGCGTGGATTCCCGTCAAAAACCACACCGCTCCCAAACAGGAACAACTGGAATTCGGCGTCTTGACCCTTAAAAATTTGGTCGCTATGAAGCAAAAGATATATCTGCACTGCAAAAACGGCCACGGCAGAGCGCCCACTATGATGGCGGCATATCTTATAAAAACACGCGGGATGTCTCCGGCGAATGCAGAAAAATTTATTAAAAAACAAAGACCCTCGATTCACTTAGAGCCCGTTCAACGTAAAGCGCTTATAAAATTTTATAAAAACCATCGTGCTTGA
- the serS gene encoding serine--tRNA ligase, which yields MLDIKFIRENPDLIKQAARKKRLEFDIDGFLTLDEERRKVMAETEELRAKQNKASDHIATIEDEGEKESAIKNLREFKDLLSKKEYEFKKLDSEWRRLMYDVPNIPDPSVPEGVDERDAREERKWGNIPVFDFEPLNHLVLMEKLDLVDLERGTKVSGFRGYFLKNEAVLLSQAIWLFVLDKIRNKGYTPILAPTLIKEENFYGSGHFPQSREDVYKTQDELYLSATAEIPMMGMHSDEILSEEELPKKYVAFSPCFRREAGSYGKDVKGVYRLHEFYKIEQLILSAADHQDSVKLHEELTLNAEEMVQSLNLPYRVITLSGGDIGRAHVKTYDIEVWIPSERRYRESHSSSYYHDFQTRRLGIRYKIGNNQTKFCYSLNNTAIATPRILISILENNQRRDGSVAVPKVLQKYTGFDSINPKE from the coding sequence ATGTTAGACATCAAGTTTATCCGCGAAAACCCGGATTTAATAAAACAGGCCGCGCGAAAAAAGCGTCTTGAATTTGATATTGACGGATTCCTGACCTTAGACGAGGAAAGACGGAAGGTAATGGCCGAAACAGAGGAGCTTAGGGCCAAACAAAACAAAGCCTCCGACCACATAGCAACCATAGAAGATGAGGGCGAAAAAGAATCGGCAATCAAAAATCTGCGGGAATTCAAGGACTTACTTTCTAAAAAAGAATATGAATTCAAAAAATTGGATTCAGAATGGCGCCGCCTGATGTATGACGTCCCGAATATCCCCGACCCCTCCGTCCCCGAAGGCGTTGATGAAAGGGACGCCAGAGAAGAACGAAAATGGGGAAACATTCCAGTCTTTGATTTTGAGCCCCTTAACCACCTCGTCCTTATGGAAAAGCTTGATTTGGTTGACCTTGAAAGAGGCACCAAAGTTTCCGGATTCAGAGGTTATTTTCTAAAAAATGAAGCGGTTTTGCTGTCCCAGGCCATTTGGCTTTTTGTATTGGATAAAATCAGAAACAAAGGATATACGCCGATTCTCGCGCCAACGCTGATAAAAGAAGAAAATTTTTACGGGTCGGGGCATTTTCCGCAATCTAGGGAAGATGTTTATAAAACGCAGGACGAACTTTATCTCTCGGCCACCGCCGAAATTCCGATGATGGGCATGCATTCAGACGAAATCCTGTCTGAAGAAGAATTACCGAAAAAATATGTTGCTTTTTCGCCGTGTTTCAGGAGAGAGGCCGGCTCTTACGGCAAAGACGTAAAAGGCGTATATCGGCTGCACGAATTTTATAAAATAGAACAGCTTATCTTGAGCGCCGCCGACCACCAGGATTCAGTGAAACTCCACGAAGAATTGACTTTAAACGCGGAAGAAATGGTCCAGTCTCTAAATCTGCCTTACCGAGTTATTACTCTTAGCGGAGGCGATATAGGCAGAGCGCATGTCAAAACTTACGATATCGAGGTCTGGATTCCTTCGGAACGGCGTTATCGCGAATCGCATTCATCTTCCTATTATCATGATTTTCAAACGCGCCGGCTTGGCATACGCTATAAAATAGGAAACAATCAGACAAAATTTTGCTATTCGCTCAACAACACCGCCATCGCAACCCCCAGAATTTTGATTTCTATTTTAGAAAATAATCAGCGCCGAGACGGATCGGTGGCAGTGCCGAAAGTTTTACAAAAATATACCGGTTTTGATTCAATAAACCCCAAAGAATAA
- a CDS encoding Glu/Leu/Phe/Val dehydrogenase, with translation MKTEKDNIGPEYVVKIYDPKINMRAFLVIDNTKLGPGKGGVRMTPDVSEEEVFRLARAMTFKNALAGLPFGGAKAGIVWPPSGQSGQSRTLSKKGQKALKKKFVQNFARAIKPFLISKYIAGPDINTGEREMRWFVEAARDKKSATGKPAELGGLPHELGSTGFGVAEAARIAAKIRGLNIKDASVAIDGFGNVGSFAFKHLRAMGARIIAVADRHGAIYNDRGLNENDIKKVKFCGKSLEECEKGRPISRKSFFALKIDILIPASVTDVINDTNKKSIKAKIIVEGANIPMRENIEEELWRRGVLIVPDIIANAGGVISSYSEYKGYNAEKMFKLVKEKVGGGVDLVLKTSIRRKISPRKAAMEIALKKLV, from the coding sequence ATGAAAACAGAGAAAGATAATATCGGTCCGGAATATGTAGTTAAAATTTATGACCCGAAAATAAATATGCGGGCATTTTTGGTTATAGATAATACGAAACTCGGACCGGGGAAGGGAGGCGTAAGAATGACGCCGGATGTTTCGGAAGAAGAGGTCTTTCGGCTCGCGCGCGCCATGACTTTTAAAAACGCATTGGCCGGTTTGCCGTTTGGGGGAGCCAAAGCCGGCATCGTTTGGCCTCCATCCGGACAAAGTGGACAAAGTCGGACTTTGTCCAAAAAAGGGCAAAAAGCGTTAAAAAAGAAATTTGTTCAAAACTTCGCTCGGGCGATTAAACCATTTTTAATTTCAAAATATATCGCGGGGCCGGACATAAATACAGGCGAAAGGGAAATGCGCTGGTTCGTTGAAGCCGCGCGCGACAAAAAATCGGCTACCGGGAAGCCGGCCGAGCTCGGCGGACTTCCGCATGAATTGGGCAGCACGGGATTTGGAGTGGCTGAAGCCGCGCGGATTGCCGCAAAAATAAGAGGCCTGAATATAAAAGACGCTTCGGTCGCGATTGACGGGTTCGGAAACGTAGGCAGTTTCGCTTTCAAACATTTACGCGCTATGGGAGCCCGCATAATTGCGGTAGCCGACAGGCACGGCGCGATATATAACGATAGGGGACTCAATGAAAATGACATTAAAAAAGTGAAGTTCTGCGGAAAATCGCTTGAAGAATGCGAAAAGGGCCGTCCGATTTCACGCAAAAGTTTTTTCGCTTTAAAAATTGATATTTTAATTCCGGCGTCGGTTACGGATGTTATCAACGACACAAATAAAAAATCAATAAAAGCCAAAATAATAGTTGAGGGCGCGAATATTCCCATGCGCGAAAACATTGAGGAAGAACTTTGGAGAAGGGGAGTTCTAATCGTGCCCGATATCATTGCCAATGCCGGCGGGGTCATATCCTCATATTCCGAATATAAAGGATACAATGCTGAAAAAATGTTTAAATTGGTCAAAGAAAAAGTAGGTGGCGGAGTGGATTTGGTCTTAAAAACGTCCATAAGAAGAAAAATCAGCCCCCGCAAAGCGGCTATGGAAATTGCGTTAAAAAAATTGGTATAA
- a CDS encoding FtsQ-type POTRA domain-containing protein encodes MPNEIAHKFKRHKRLLFLRRFAFTLAALITVLVIFVYAENKILRITKIEVRGNERISAEDVRNYVNQILNRGFLSLWPKENIIFFSAENLAEDLKKQFSAINQIEISRKIWQRSVEIQIGERDNWAVWCGQKCFYIDSGGIIFQEAPLFLGELLLKIKDERQIALELGSRIMDEQIFINLNAFVRRLEEDRGFSIKNIEIKTGPEFWLYSENGLKIIVDAETDFDRASENLAIFINNIPKEKFGNVDYIDLRFRDKTFYKSFPVF; translated from the coding sequence ATGCCTAACGAAATAGCGCACAAATTCAAGCGGCATAAACGCCTGCTTTTTTTAAGGCGTTTTGCATTTACTCTCGCGGCGCTCATTACGGTTTTGGTCATTTTCGTTTACGCCGAAAACAAAATATTGCGTATAACAAAAATAGAGGTTCGCGGCAACGAACGAATTTCGGCTGAGGATGTCAGAAATTACGTCAATCAAATTTTAAACAGGGGGTTTCTGTCTTTGTGGCCCAAAGAAAACATTATTTTTTTCAGCGCTGAAAATCTCGCCGAGGATTTGAAAAAACAATTCTCGGCCATAAATCAAATTGAAATATCCAGAAAAATCTGGCAGAGATCCGTGGAAATACAAATAGGGGAGAGGGATAATTGGGCGGTCTGGTGCGGTCAAAAATGTTTTTACATAGACAGCGGAGGAATTATTTTCCAGGAGGCGCCTCTTTTTTTGGGAGAATTGCTGTTAAAAATAAAAGATGAGCGCCAAATCGCTCTTGAATTAGGTTCAAGAATAATGGACGAGCAGATTTTTATAAATTTGAATGCTTTCGTCCGACGCCTGGAAGAAGACCGCGGATTTTCAATAAAAAATATTGAAATTAAGACCGGGCCGGAATTTTGGCTTTATTCTGAAAACGGGCTTAAAATTATAGTCGACGCTGAAACGGATTTTGACCGCGCAAGCGAAAATCTGGCCATATTCATAAATAATATTCCGAAAGAAAAATTCGGCAACGTGGATTACATTGACCTTCGTTTCCGGGACAAAACATTTTACAAATCATTTCCTGTTTTCTAA
- a CDS encoding sulfite exporter TauE/SafE family protein, protein MLELSIAALIVPAFIAGILTFLAPCTLPLVPGYLGFISGSSLEDLKDPAKAKQARWKIFLNGFFFMLGFSAVFIVMGTLIGFVGARFLAPYRLWLGRIGGIFVIIFGLFMLNILKLPFLQREFQIKTPALLKRGRASNSFILGSAFAFGWTPCVGPILGSVLLLASTSTSALQGGLLLTIFSAGLAIPFLLIAAGIGSASRYVQNISKYLNIVSVIGGIFLIFLGILLVSGNIGLLISYGYKIFQFIDYDRLLDYL, encoded by the coding sequence GTGCTTGAGCTTTCAATTGCCGCGTTAATAGTTCCGGCTTTTATTGCCGGCATTCTTACATTTCTTGCCCCATGCACCCTTCCTTTGGTGCCGGGATATTTGGGTTTCATCAGCGGCTCCTCTTTAGAAGACCTCAAGGACCCGGCTAAAGCCAAGCAGGCCCGATGGAAAATTTTTCTCAACGGCTTTTTCTTTATGCTTGGGTTTAGCGCGGTTTTTATCGTTATGGGAACGCTCATCGGTTTTGTCGGCGCCAGGTTTCTTGCTCCTTATAGATTATGGCTTGGAAGAATCGGCGGAATTTTCGTTATCATCTTCGGACTGTTTATGCTCAATATTTTGAAATTGCCTTTTTTACAGCGCGAATTTCAAATTAAGACTCCCGCTTTGCTGAAACGAGGGCGCGCGTCCAACTCGTTCATTTTAGGCAGCGCTTTTGCGTTTGGGTGGACGCCGTGCGTTGGCCCGATCTTAGGCTCGGTGCTCTTATTGGCCTCAACCTCAACCAGCGCGCTCCAGGGCGGATTATTGCTTACTATTTTCTCGGCGGGACTCGCGATACCATTTTTACTTATTGCCGCAGGCATTGGATCGGCCTCCCGTTATGTCCAAAATATATCTAAATATCTTAATATCGTTTCCGTAATCGGCGGCATCTTTCTTATTTTCCTCGGCATACTTTTGGTTTCTGGCAATATCGGCCTTCTTATTTCTTACGGTTATAAGATTTTTCAATTTATAGATTATGACCGTTTATTGGATTATCTCTAG
- a CDS encoding TlpA family protein disulfide reductase, with translation MNKLFAIIIGLLILGGVGWLVIRAKNAPEESKQTAQTAQSEKAPDFALQDYGGNTVRLTDFSGKPLVINSWAAWCPFCREELPDFARAQKEFGDKVVIIAIDRAESLGVAKGYTDRQGTTNQLVFLLDPSDSFYKSIGGFSMPETIFVDPEKNIVIHKRGPMKLDEIKSKIEELINK, from the coding sequence ATGAATAAATTATTCGCAATAATCATAGGGCTTTTGATTCTGGGGGGCGTCGGATGGCTTGTAATTCGCGCGAAAAACGCCCCCGAAGAATCAAAACAAACGGCTCAAACGGCTCAATCCGAAAAAGCCCCCGATTTTGCTTTACAGGATTACGGCGGGAATACCGTTCGACTCACGGATTTTTCGGGCAAACCTTTGGTTATAAACTCATGGGCGGCATGGTGTCCGTTTTGCCGCGAAGAGCTTCCTGATTTCGCAAGAGCACAAAAGGAGTTTGGCGATAAAGTCGTGATTATCGCTATTGACCGCGCCGAATCATTGGGTGTCGCAAAGGGATATACCGACCGGCAAGGAACCACCAACCAGCTGGTTTTCTTGCTCGACCCATCTGATTCTTTTTATAAATCAATCGGCGGATTTTCAATGCCGGAAACAATATTTGTTGACCCTGAAAAAAACATAGTTATTCACAAGAGAGGACCGATGAAATTGGATGAGATTAAAAGTAAAATAGAAGAACTGATTAACAAATAA
- the recR gene encoding recombination protein RecR, which produces MRPQVVEKLTRIFSMMPGIGLRQASRFAYWLVDADKSLVEGLKLALDELKSVKRCDTCFRAYSGQNSCSICLDGLRDDSKVAVVEKDTDLEAMEKSGIYDGRYHVLGGLLSVLDAQSRDRLRLKEIFSRIKKDGSIREVILALSVTPEGEFSSRYIEKILEPLASSGREIKITRLGRGLSSGAELEYLNKETLKNALENRK; this is translated from the coding sequence ATGAGACCCCAAGTTGTTGAGAAATTAACCAGAATTTTTTCCATGATGCCCGGTATAGGTCTTAGGCAGGCGTCTCGTTTTGCCTACTGGCTTGTGGATGCCGATAAATCCCTTGTAGAAGGCCTAAAATTGGCCCTAGACGAGCTGAAAAGCGTTAAAAGGTGCGATACCTGCTTTAGGGCCTATTCAGGGCAAAATTCCTGTTCCATATGCTTGGATGGCTTAAGGGACGATTCTAAGGTCGCGGTGGTTGAAAAAGACACGGATTTGGAGGCGATGGAAAAATCAGGGATTTATGACGGCCGTTACCATGTTTTGGGCGGGCTTTTATCAGTGCTTGACGCTCAAAGCCGAGATCGGCTGCGTCTGAAAGAGATTTTCAGCCGTATAAAGAAAGACGGTAGTATTCGGGAGGTTATTCTTGCTTTAAGCGTTACGCCCGAGGGCGAATTCAGTTCGCGTTACATTGAAAAAATTTTAGAGCCGCTGGCATCTTCCGGGCGCGAAATAAAAATAACGCGGCTCGGCCGCGGGCTTTCGTCCGGCGCCGAACTCGAATATTTAAATAAAGAAACGCTTAAAAACGCCTTAGAAAACAGGAAATGA
- the zwf gene encoding glucose-6-phosphate dehydrogenase, producing MIIKNSPTILTIFGATGDLAAKKIIPSLWHLFRQGRFPDRFSVMGFSRRNLSREEFKKFIRKTLIKRGGAAIKERDFSRFFETFSYHAGTFEDKKSFRILFEKIAGAESSWGVCANKLFYLAVPPSSYEIIFKNLASVKLNLPCGGNLGWSRLLIEKPFGKDSESARKLQSLLSSYFKEEQIYRIDHYLFKEILQGIENFRFSNNLFENAWDNTMIERIDIRLYESIGVEERGSFYDAVGALRDVGQNHLLIMLAVLAMEYPKNKEADSIRQNRAKILETLAPWTTETVRNNTYRAQYRGYENIKGVRPASNTDTYFALKTELRYPRWKGIPIFMEAGKRMAEARKEIVLTLKHPAICHLCEVGPHEPNKIVFRLEPNDEIIIYFWMKKPGFEQTLERRAFSFFLYEKKEKAQYVEEYAKIFNAAMEGNRAFFIAPGEVAALWKFIDPIESAWDKNTVSLAKYKPGTTPRPAILQNTQSVRDKNAETRMSEIGIIGLGKMGANLAIRLSAKGWRVVGMDHFPDTTKKLEKNGIIGAYSIPEFVKKLSTPRVIWLMVPASAPPSSKTSDGQSKATAGRPAGKPVDEIIFGKEGLARILKKGDIIIDGGNSFYKDSVRRGIKLGAKGIHFLDVGVSGGPTSIQLGKFAIMAGGNKKIYEKIKPIFDAMSDTTSGYMGKIGAGHFTKMIHNGIEYGMMQALAEGFSVLKKAPFEFHLKDVASVYNQNSIITSRLTGWLEEGFKKYGEDLKKASGVVAQTGEGEWTVKTAKELGVPAPIIKRSYLFRVRSKKSPSFTGKILSTLRAVFGGHKI from the coding sequence GTGATAATTAAAAATTCGCCGACCATATTAACCATATTCGGCGCGACCGGCGATCTTGCGGCTAAAAAAATTATTCCCTCTTTATGGCACCTTTTCCGACAAGGCCGTTTTCCGGACCGCTTTTCCGTGATGGGATTTTCGCGAAGAAATCTTTCCCGCGAAGAATTTAAAAAATTTATCCGTAAAACCCTTATAAAGCGCGGAGGGGCGGCAATAAAAGAGAGAGATTTTTCGCGTTTCTTTGAAACATTTTCATATCATGCCGGAACTTTTGAGGACAAAAAATCCTTTCGGATTCTTTTTGAAAAAATAGCGGGCGCCGAATCGTCTTGGGGTGTTTGCGCCAATAAATTATTTTATCTTGCCGTTCCTCCGTCATCTTACGAGATAATTTTTAAGAATCTCGCCTCAGTAAAATTAAACCTTCCTTGCGGAGGAAATCTTGGCTGGAGCCGCCTGCTTATTGAAAAACCTTTTGGAAAGGACTCCGAAAGCGCGAGGAAGCTCCAGTCGCTTCTTTCCTCATATTTCAAAGAGGAACAGATTTACAGAATTGACCACTATCTTTTTAAAGAAATATTGCAGGGAATAGAAAATTTCAGATTTTCCAATAACCTTTTTGAAAATGCGTGGGATAATACGATGATTGAGCGAATTGATATTCGCCTTTATGAATCAATCGGCGTGGAAGAGCGCGGGAGTTTTTACGACGCTGTCGGGGCGCTGCGCGATGTCGGACAAAATCATCTTTTAATCATGCTTGCGGTACTTGCCATGGAATATCCTAAAAATAAAGAGGCGGACTCTATCCGGCAAAACCGCGCAAAAATTTTAGAAACTTTAGCACCCTGGACAACCGAAACAGTCCGAAACAATACCTATCGCGCGCAATATCGGGGTTATGAGAATATTAAAGGAGTTCGTCCCGCCTCAAACACCGATACATATTTTGCGCTCAAAACCGAGCTCCGCTATCCTCGATGGAAAGGAATCCCGATATTCATGGAAGCGGGGAAACGGATGGCCGAGGCGCGTAAAGAAATAGTGCTCACGCTAAAACATCCGGCTATTTGTCATCTTTGCGAGGTCGGACCGCACGAGCCAAATAAAATAGTTTTTCGGCTTGAACCAAATGATGAAATAATTATTTACTTTTGGATGAAAAAACCCGGTTTTGAACAAACCCTTGAAAGGCGCGCCTTCTCTTTCTTTTTGTACGAAAAAAAAGAAAAGGCGCAATATGTGGAAGAATACGCAAAAATTTTCAACGCAGCCATGGAAGGCAATCGGGCATTTTTTATAGCGCCCGGGGAGGTGGCGGCGCTATGGAAATTTATCGATCCGATCGAAAGCGCGTGGGATAAAAATACCGTTTCGCTCGCAAAATATAAGCCCGGGACCACTCCTCGGCCGGCAATCTTGCAAAATACGCAGAGCGTCAGGGATAAAAACGCGGAAACGCGCATGAGCGAGATCGGTATTATCGGTTTGGGGAAAATGGGCGCTAATCTCGCGATACGACTTTCAGCCAAAGGATGGCGCGTTGTCGGCATGGACCACTTTCCCGATACTACGAAAAAACTTGAAAAAAATGGAATTATCGGCGCGTATTCTATTCCGGAATTTGTTAAGAAACTTTCCACTCCGCGCGTTATATGGCTTATGGTTCCCGCCTCCGCCCCGCCTTCGTCAAAGACTTCGGACGGGCAAAGTAAAGCTACGGCGGGCAGGCCCGCGGGAAAGCCCGTAGACGAAATCATTTTCGGAAAAGAAGGCCTCGCGCGGATACTCAAGAAAGGGGATATAATAATTGACGGAGGAAACTCTTTCTATAAGGACTCTGTTCGCCGAGGAATAAAATTGGGAGCAAAAGGAATTCATTTTCTTGATGTTGGCGTATCGGGCGGGCCGACTTCCATTCAGCTTGGGAAATTTGCTATTATGGCGGGAGGAAATAAAAAAATATATGAAAAAATCAAACCGATTTTTGACGCCATGTCGGATACGACCTCCGGATATATGGGAAAAATTGGGGCCGGGCATTTTACAAAAATGATTCATAACGGCATTGAGTACGGAATGATGCAGGCGCTGGCCGAAGGATTTTCAGTATTAAAAAAGGCGCCGTTTGAGTTTCATCTTAAAGATGTCGCGAGTGTGTACAACCAAAACAGCATTATTACCTCGCGGCTTACGGGGTGGCTGGAGGAAGGATTCAAAAAGTATGGAGAGGACTTAAAAAAAGCGTCTGGCGTGGTGGCTCAAACAGGAGAAGGAGAATGGACGGTAAAAACCGCCAAAGAACTCGGCGTTCCCGCGCCAATTATCAAGAGGTCTTATCTTTTCCGTGTACGCTCAAAAAAGAGCCCGTCATTTACCGGAAAAATTCTTTCAACGCTCCGCGCCGTATTCGGCGGGCATAAAATATAA
- the dnaB gene encoding replicative DNA helicase → MPDIARIPPQNLEAEMSALGALMLDANAAFKVIDYLRPKDFYRPNNKTIYETILELIEKREPVDMVSIANRLQEKNNLEAVGGKAYLTDLVNSIPTAANIGHYAEIVHKKGVMRELLEASQHINDLGYKEEESVDYLLDEAERKIFSISQASLKQRFVSVGSALGEAWERIDRLHKNKGELRGVPTGFADLDNILSGFQSSDLIVLASRPSLGKTSLALDIARNAATKHNVPVGIFSLEMSAQDLIDRFIVADADIDLWKLRTGRLSEESDDFAKIGSALERLSKAPIFIDDEASNNILQMRAMARRLQADKGLGLIVVDYLQLMQPRVQSDNMVQQITEISRSLKALAKELNVPVLALSQLSRAVEQRHPPVPRLSDLRDSGSIEQDADVVMFIYREDKYKQSSERQNQADILIQKHRNGPLGQVTLYFNQHKTSFSSFAKGGGY, encoded by the coding sequence ATGCCGGATATAGCCCGTATTCCTCCCCAAAATCTTGAAGCCGAGATGTCTGCGCTTGGCGCTTTGATGCTTGACGCTAATGCCGCGTTTAAAGTTATTGATTATCTGCGCCCCAAAGATTTTTATCGTCCGAATAATAAAACGATATACGAAACAATTCTCGAACTTATTGAGAAAAGAGAACCCGTTGATATGGTTTCGATCGCAAACCGCCTTCAGGAAAAAAACAATCTGGAAGCCGTCGGCGGGAAAGCCTATTTGACCGATCTTGTTAATTCAATTCCCACGGCCGCCAACATAGGCCATTACGCGGAAATCGTCCACAAAAAAGGCGTGATGCGTGAATTGTTGGAGGCTTCCCAGCATATAAACGATCTGGGATATAAAGAGGAAGAAAGCGTTGATTATCTGCTTGACGAAGCCGAGCGCAAAATTTTCTCCATTTCTCAAGCTTCTTTAAAACAGCGGTTCGTTTCTGTGGGGTCGGCTTTGGGTGAGGCTTGGGAGAGAATAGACCGCCTGCATAAAAATAAAGGAGAATTGCGCGGAGTGCCCACCGGTTTTGCCGATCTGGATAATATTCTTTCCGGGTTCCAGTCTTCTGATCTCATAGTTCTTGCCTCCAGGCCCTCGCTTGGAAAAACTTCTTTGGCTTTGGATATTGCCCGAAACGCCGCGACAAAGCATAATGTTCCGGTAGGCATTTTTTCGCTTGAAATGTCGGCACAGGATTTGATTGACCGTTTTATCGTTGCCGATGCCGATATTGATTTATGGAAATTAAGAACCGGCCGGCTTTCCGAGGAAAGCGATGATTTCGCTAAAATCGGTTCGGCTCTTGAAAGGCTTTCCAAGGCCCCTATTTTTATTGATGACGAGGCCTCAAACAATATTTTACAAATGCGGGCCATGGCCAGGCGTCTGCAGGCCGACAAAGGTCTCGGTTTAATAGTGGTTGATTACCTCCAGCTGATGCAGCCGAGAGTCCAAAGCGATAATATGGTTCAGCAGATAACCGAAATATCCCGTTCGCTTAAAGCTTTAGCCAAAGAATTGAACGTTCCGGTTTTGGCCTTGTCCCAGCTTTCACGGGCCGTCGAACAGCGTCACCCGCCAGTCCCCCGTCTTTCGGATTTACGCGATTCGGGGAGTATAGAACAAGATGCGGACGTTGTTATGTTTATTTATCGCGAGGATAAATATAAGCAATCAAGCGAACGGCAAAATCAGGCCGATATTTTGATTCAAAAACATAGAAACGGTCCTTTGGGCCAAGTAACCCTTTATTTCAATCAGCATAAAACCAGTTTTTCAAGTTTTGCCAAGGGAGGGGGATATTAA